A genomic region of Rhodothermales bacterium contains the following coding sequences:
- a CDS encoding pyridoxamine 5'-phosphate oxidase family protein, with the protein MAKPQPEPIDPAHLPELARAVMKRARFPMLASIDGDRPRVRPVSPVRTDGFVVYVANLRAYHKTGEIEANPHVELCYLDSEHDQVRITGVAEVLTDRALLDAIWEANPLLRSYLGTPENPQLIVYRIRPERVRFMREWALDYHEVPTESA; encoded by the coding sequence ATGGCCAAACCCCAACCCGAACCCATCGATCCGGCACACCTCCCCGAACTAGCGCGCGCCGTGATGAAGCGGGCGCGCTTCCCGATGCTCGCCTCGATCGACGGCGACCGGCCGCGTGTCCGACCCGTGTCGCCGGTCCGCACCGACGGCTTCGTCGTCTACGTGGCGAACCTGCGCGCCTACCACAAGACCGGCGAGATCGAGGCGAATCCCCATGTCGAGCTGTGTTATCTCGACAGCGAGCACGATCAGGTGCGCATCACCGGGGTCGCCGAGGTGCTGACCGACCGGGCCCTGCTCGACGCCATCTGGGAAGCCAATCCGCTGCTCCGGAGCTACCTGGGTACGCCCGAGAATCCCCAGCTAATCGTCTACCGCATCCGGCCCGAGCGGGTGCGTTTCATGCGTGAGTGGGCGCTGGACTACCACGAGGTGCCGACCGAATCGGCCTAG